The region AATTCATCAAAGGGCAATTTAGGTTTTTAACTTACCTTAACTGTGAAGGGAGGTAAGGCAATAGTGACAAGAGGAGTGCCCCCAAGCCAGAATTCTGCTTTTCACTTCGTAAACTgcagtttatatatttatttattcattttatgaTTATGCTGGACTGACTTACCTCTTACAACTGACACAACAATCATATAATAATatgctttaaaaaattaattattacaaatcCAACCCCCAGAATATCTTCTCTTGACCAGAAATTGTAATGTCATTTTTGTCCTTCGTCACTTCATCGCACGTCTCCTACTAGCCAACAtcccaatatttttatttttttttattttgttatgttctgttctaagaattaaaattaaattttttaaaaatataatttctaaacccaatatttaaataatttatttaaaaatttgaaatataatttttagagtCATTTTCAAACAAGCAATTCACCAGACGTGCAGAGCCACAGGgcaaaacataaaagtacaAAATTGGTAGGTTGGAGCAAGCAAACCTAACCCCACCCCTACCCCACAACCAAAATCTAAAAGACTGTAATTAGGATAttaatagatttttttatattatttattttaagttaaatttacactaaactTATAGTATCATAGTGGTAGTTTTAACACTTAGAGAGACAATTTCACATCGTTGGTGATTAGGGGATTGAAtcatgatatctttaaataaaaattcacttgcggtaattaattttattttataaaacacAGATAATCTCTAGTCATAAACAaagataattattatatttattgtctcacttttttttttattattgagtaaaaaaaattcaaaaagacaCTAATTAGTTTTAAAATGCAAAAGCATTGGTGGTTACTGTTTATGAAATTCCAAAATTTGTATGTGTTTTGAGGTACCTTTTTGAAGTTAGCTAATTTCATGGGAGGGATCccaaattaagaagaaaaattggatttGATGACCAAAAAGATGCATTGAATGGGGAGGAGGGCAAGTTGGAGATTTGGCCGTGGGTCGCACCGCACGGACGCAGCGGCCACCCCACCCAATCTGTCATCCCTCTTCACTCATCACTCCTCTTctgcttttccttctttctttctgtctttctttcttacTAACCGTGAAGAACAGTCGTCTCCCTGTTGCTTGTCCCCACCATTTCCATTCCTTTCCTTTCCATCCCATTCCATGCCCACGGTAAAACACCGCCCAGCCAGCCCACCTGCCGCCCCCTCCTTTTACTTCCCTCCTCTTCCATCCAAATGAATCCCCACAATTAATGCTTGATTCTTGTTAACCTCTCTCTACATCCCCTTAAATCTCCTCAAATCACACCATTTTCTGTTCTTtgctttccatttctttttcacAGAGAAGACCACGGAAGACAAAGAGGGAGGGTTTTCATTGTGGGGTGTGAaagacataaaagaaaaaaaaaaaaaggtggagagagagagagtgagagagagagagagagagagagatggtgggCTCAGGAGTATCATCAGATAGGAGCAAAGAAGCAGTTGGGATGATGGCCCTTCACGAGGCCCTCCGAAGCGTCTGTCTCGACTCAGACTGGACTTACTCTGTTTTCTGGACAATTCGTCCTCGCCCGTCCGTatatctctctgtctctctgtctctctcatcAATTCGTTCTTAAATAGGTCTCCGCCATTGTTGTTGCAGGCGTGTTCGAGGCGGTAATGGCTGCAAAATCGGGGACGACAACGGTAGCCTGTGAGCATCTCGATTTCATGGCAAAATCAGGCGAAAATAGGGCTATGTTTCCAGTGTTCTAAGTTGAACTAACCCCTGTTTTGGGATGTTTCGGTGCAGGATGTTGATGTGGGAAGATGGGTTCTGCAAGGGCAGAGTTTCGGATTGCTTGGAAGAAATTGATGGCGGCGGCGAGGATCCTGTCCGGAAGGCCTTCAGCAAAATGTCCATTCAGCTCTATAATTATGGAGAAGGGTGGGTACTGGGTAGGtgttttttcatttcaatttggGATATCGAGTATTTTCTCCAACAAATAAGATTATATCACTGGAAATATCGTGAAAAGCTCTTCGAGCTAATCAAACGTGATATCGGACTGTATCAAATTTCAATCCTCTCTATCCCTCCCCTTCAGATACAGTAATTTAGTGGGAGCAAAGCagtgtaatataatatatgggTGATTAATGGGATGAAGATGAATGGTTGTTTTGATTGGgtaatttggtttggtttaatCAGGTTGATGGGGAAGGTGGCTTCTGATAAGTGCCATAAATGGGTGTTCAAAGAGCCCACGGAATGTGAACCAAATATCTCCAATTACTGGCAGAGTTCTTTCGATGCTGTATGTATCCAAAGCTTAAAAACTCTCTTCTCTGTTCATCCCCCCTTTTTCCCAGTGAAGTGAAATTGTTTTACCTTCCTTCCACAAATCCTAGTCCCAATCGAAGCATTATtagcttaatgaatgatttcACTCTTGTTGGTATTGATCACAGCTTCCTTCTGAATGGACCGATCAGTTTGAATCAGGCATTCAGGTCAGTTGCAGAAGTTGAACAAATGCCATTATTGCCAGTGTTGTCTATTTAAGACTATAATGCTAACTTCTTATTCTTTGTGTTTCCATCAATCAGACCATTGCTGTGATTCAAGCCGGCCATGGCCTTCTGCAACTGGGTTCCTGCAAGATTGTGAGTTCGTCTCTTTCCTTTTGACTTCCTTTCTGTTTTTCTGCCTCTGATCCTTGTGGTTGATTATCTAGTTTTTGTGTTTCTTGAACAAATTAGAGTGGATTTCGTGGTAATAATTCCATGCAAtctctacaatttttatgtagtCAACCCCATAGTAgtagattttttaaattttaaattaagccTATTTGCAAGAATATTTCGcaattcaaaataaaacttACCATCACATCAAAGCCGCCTCATTGTCCAACACATCATCAGTTTCTGTAACCCGCTTTTCCGATTTGTAAATTTCGGGCAAAATTTGCAATTGTGGTTTTTGCCCCCGATTTTTCAGTAAAAGTAAAAATTGGTATTTGggtaaataataatattgttagtcactaaactttatgctttgttataaattagttcttatattttaatttatctcatGGTAATGGTTGAActtttaatcttattataatttaatttcctGTTAAAAATTCTCTACcgtcaaaatattattattgtgttgAGAACCACTattctttgtttctttattttttatttttttattcaatgtGTCTACAACATCATAATTGTTTGACAAAGtcaatgaaatttttaaagaggGATTAATTATAATAAGATCAAAAGTTTAAGTGTTAGGagaaatttgttaaaaaaagcATAAAATTGAGGGACCAATAGGGTTATTCCGTAAACCACTGATGTGGTGTCTGCATTGTCAGAAATGGGGTTTTGGGTTGGGAATAATTAGTTGGGTCGaagttttattttgtaaacaaacttaaattttaaaaagtttgtGCAATAATAGCGGGATAAAGGACTTAAGAGATGCTGTTTTAGTTGTCTACTAGTATTTCTCTAATCTTTGGGCATGGCATTGATTCTTCTGATGGATGGGAACTGTTTTATGTATCAGATACCTGAAGATCTCCATTTTGTGCTGAGAATGAGACATACCTTCGAGTCTCTTGGTTACCAATCCGGGTTTTACCTATCCCAGTTATTCTCATCGACCCGAAACAACTCTTCTTCCTCAGCTCCCGCGAAGCAACCCCCGTTTCTAACACAGCCGCCGCCACCTCTATTCAATTGGGGGCCACCGCCTCTTCCATCAACAACTTCAGTCCTTGCAGCAGCAGCATCTCCCAGTTTTCAAACCTCTGCTAGACTTGGATTTCCCCAGACCAAGGATGACACCCATATGTTTCTCCTTCCCCATTCTTCTGCAACCCGAACCGACGACATGATAGGTGATCACGAAAACGACATTAAGTGGCCGAACGGGTTGAGTTTCTTCAATGCGCTCACTGCCCGGTCTGATGATGCAAAGCTTCTGTTCAACCCGGAGAGCTTGGGGAACAAACCGGACCAAGCCCAAGATCATCACCCCCTTATACTGGAAGGGAATAATCCAAACCCTTCTGATGCTTCAAACATGCACAATGCAGCCACAAATCCTAACGAGTACTTGAGTTTGGATAGCCATccagagagagtgagaaagagggGAGGCAAGTTCGGGAGGAGCTTCACCTTGCCTCCCAGAATGGCGTCGtcgtcatcttcatcttcaacttcGCTCGATCACCATTCGCACAATCCTCTGGAGTACAAGATCTCGGAAGGGGGATCGTATCCTGATGC is a window of Diospyros lotus cultivar Yz01 chromosome 10, ASM1463336v1, whole genome shotgun sequence DNA encoding:
- the LOC127812210 gene encoding protein RICE SALT SENSITIVE 3-like, with translation MVGSGVSSDRSKEAVGMMALHEALRSVCLDSDWTYSVFWTIRPRPRVRGGNGCKIGDDNGSLMLMWEDGFCKGRVSDCLEEIDGGGEDPVRKAFSKMSIQLYNYGEGLMGKVASDKCHKWVFKEPTECEPNISNYWQSSFDALPSEWTDQFESGIQTIAVIQAGHGLLQLGSCKIIPEDLHFVLRMRHTFESLGYQSGFYLSQLFSSTRNNSSSSAPAKQPPFLTQPPPPLFNWGPPPLPSTTSVLAAAASPSFQTSARLGFPQTKDDTHMFLLPHSSATRTDDMIGDHENDIKWPNGLSFFNALTARSDDAKLLFNPESLGNKPDQAQDHHPLILEGNNPNPSDASNMHNAATNPNEYLSLDSHPERVRKRGGKFGRSFTLPPRMASSSSSSSTSLDHHSHNPLEYKISEGGSYPDAMETFLE